A region of Myxococcus stipitatus DSM 14675 DNA encodes the following proteins:
- a CDS encoding SDR family NAD(P)-dependent oxidoreductase has protein sequence MSRKVALITGASAGLGEQFARRFARDGHDVILVARSAPRLEALASALEKEHGVKAHVIPLDLGQPEAAEQLFARVSERGLEVEFLVNNAGFGSSGPFLDQDVKREAEMVALNCTALLKLTHLFARPMRERGHGRVLNVASTAGFQPGPYMATYYATKAFVVSLSEALAHELKGSGVTVTCHCPGATHTEFAQRAGTSKSRLFQRPGVASAADVVEHAYGVMMRGRVLAIHGFLNQLAAFMVRFSPRFAARSVAAGLNQQG, from the coding sequence ATGTCACGCAAGGTGGCGCTCATCACCGGAGCCTCGGCGGGTCTTGGAGAGCAGTTCGCGCGGAGGTTCGCTCGGGATGGGCATGACGTCATCCTGGTGGCCCGGAGCGCGCCGCGGCTGGAGGCCCTGGCCTCCGCGCTGGAGAAGGAGCATGGGGTGAAGGCCCACGTGATTCCCTTGGACCTGGGCCAGCCGGAGGCCGCCGAGCAGCTCTTCGCGCGGGTGTCCGAGCGCGGGCTGGAGGTGGAGTTCCTCGTCAACAACGCGGGCTTCGGCTCCTCGGGGCCGTTCCTGGACCAGGACGTGAAGCGCGAGGCGGAGATGGTGGCCCTCAACTGCACCGCGCTCCTGAAGCTGACGCACCTGTTCGCCCGGCCCATGCGCGAGCGTGGCCACGGGCGGGTGCTCAACGTGGCCTCCACCGCGGGCTTCCAGCCCGGGCCGTACATGGCCACGTACTACGCGACCAAGGCCTTCGTCGTGTCGCTGTCGGAGGCGCTCGCGCACGAGCTGAAGGGCTCGGGGGTGACGGTGACGTGCCACTGCCCCGGGGCGACGCACACGGAGTTCGCGCAGCGGGCGGGCACGTCGAAGAGCCGCTTGTTCCAGCGGCCCGGCGTGGCCAGCGCGGCGGACGTGGTGGAGCACGCCTACGGGGTGATGATGCGCGGGCGGGTGCTGGCCATCCACGGCTTCCTCAACCAGCTGGCCGCCTTCATGGTGCGCTTCAGCCCGCGCTTCGCCGCGCGCTCCGTCGCCGCGGGCCTCAACCAGCAGGGCTGA
- a CDS encoding outer membrane beta-barrel protein, whose translation MRLTSFLVLMLLPTSAALAEDKPGRHTHDGFYLRGQFGLGYLHSKATDVDLVVKGAAGSLNLELGYAVINNFILYGKLSGASASNPDIRVGGTTHEGDPDDDVSVIYAAMGVGAAYYLMPANVYFSGAVVVNQLSASHEGTLEGESEAGVGLHLGVGKEWWVSGNWGIGVGAELALGRIRTGDRSRDNWDVTHVALVFSATYN comes from the coding sequence ATGCGACTCACATCGTTCCTGGTGCTGATGCTGCTCCCCACCTCCGCGGCGCTCGCGGAGGACAAGCCGGGGCGGCATACCCATGATGGCTTCTACCTGCGCGGCCAGTTCGGCCTCGGCTACCTGCACTCGAAGGCCACCGACGTCGACCTGGTGGTGAAGGGCGCCGCGGGCTCGCTCAACCTGGAGCTGGGCTACGCGGTCATCAACAACTTCATCCTCTACGGGAAGCTGTCCGGCGCCTCGGCGTCCAACCCCGACATCCGCGTGGGCGGCACCACCCACGAGGGCGACCCGGACGACGACGTGAGCGTCATCTACGCGGCGATGGGCGTGGGCGCGGCGTACTACCTCATGCCCGCCAACGTCTATTTCTCCGGCGCGGTGGTGGTCAACCAGCTCAGCGCCTCGCACGAGGGCACCCTCGAGGGCGAGTCCGAGGCGGGCGTGGGCCTGCACCTGGGCGTGGGCAAGGAGTGGTGGGTGAGCGGGAACTGGGGCATCGGCGTTGGCGCGGAGCTGGCCCTGGGCCGCATCCGCACCGGCGACCGCAGCCGCGACAACTGGGACGTCACCCACGTCGCGCTGGTCTTCTCCGCCACGTACAACTGA
- a CDS encoding 2-keto-4-pentenoate hydratase translates to MTWNDEVDPSALALRLNDARRERRAVAPLTSGLPGLAVPDAYTVQEEGIRLRQADGERVVGLKMGLTSEAKRRQMNLDSPVYGVLTDRMRVAAGGVIALGQAIHPKIEPEIAFRTSRELRGQVTRDEVLDACASVFVAMEILDSRYRDFKYFSLPDVVADNASSSLFVLGEVEHPPRAMDLTKLEMRMSVNGALAQSARSDAISGDPVVSVIQLCELLARRGQVLPAGSIVLAGAATVAHMLQPGDRVRLDVEGLGSVEVSAA, encoded by the coding sequence ATGACGTGGAACGACGAAGTGGACCCCTCGGCGCTCGCCCTTCGACTCAATGACGCGCGGCGGGAGCGGCGCGCGGTCGCCCCCCTCACCAGCGGCCTGCCGGGGCTGGCCGTGCCCGACGCGTACACCGTCCAGGAGGAGGGAATCCGCCTGCGCCAGGCGGACGGCGAGCGCGTGGTGGGCCTGAAGATGGGGCTGACGTCCGAGGCCAAGCGCCGGCAGATGAACCTGGACTCACCCGTGTACGGCGTCCTCACGGACCGGATGCGCGTGGCCGCGGGCGGGGTGATTGCTCTCGGCCAGGCCATCCACCCCAAAATCGAGCCGGAGATTGCCTTCCGCACCTCACGTGAGCTGCGCGGACAGGTGACGCGCGACGAGGTGCTGGACGCGTGCGCGTCCGTGTTCGTCGCGATGGAGATCCTCGACTCGCGCTACCGCGACTTCAAGTACTTCTCCCTGCCGGACGTGGTGGCGGACAACGCGTCCTCGTCGCTGTTCGTGCTCGGTGAGGTCGAGCACCCGCCGCGCGCCATGGACCTGACGAAGCTGGAGATGCGGATGTCCGTGAATGGCGCGCTGGCGCAGTCGGCCCGCTCGGACGCCATCTCCGGTGACCCGGTGGTATCGGTCATCCAGTTGTGTGAGCTCCTGGCCCGGCGCGGGCAGGTGCTCCCGGCGGGGAGCATCGTCCTGGCGGGGGCGGCCACCGTCGCGCACATGCTCCAGCCGGGAGACCGGGTGCGGCTGGACGTGGAGGGGCTGGGCTCGGTGGAGGTGTCCGCCGCGTAG
- a CDS encoding FAD/NAD(P)-binding protein: protein MRAHESPWDVAIVGGGASGTLLAIHLLRQAHVPLRILLLERDEQVGQGLAYSTRNDCHLLNVPAARMGAFGDDPEHFLRWMRRTEPGTAAGDFVPRLHYGQYLEEVLKEAIAWSTPGVHFEVMTSDVHSLREHANRVTLSTRDGAVVARTAVLALGNAPPANLRVEDGGLYTSGRYHRSPWAEGALAGVGTRDTVLLVGTGLTMVDTVLSLEAQGHRGTVHALSRHGLLPHRHARSGAGAYASPPIRAVLRALRPTSSSPLQARAVLHLLREEVARAEQAGANWRAVVDALRPVTVPLWQRLPLDERRRFLRHLRAYWDVHRHRMAPAVSDQVERLRASGRLRLHAARVRGFALDDAGQVSVRLAPRGQRREERLQVQHVVNCTGPEGLGVRHGHPLLRDLTEAGTALPDALGLGLATHGPGALLNARGDARGRLFTLGPLRRGELWETTAVPEIRVQARALADHLLERLGRGLARPPEPLAEPAADGGT, encoded by the coding sequence GTGCGAGCACACGAGAGCCCATGGGATGTGGCCATCGTGGGAGGTGGTGCCAGCGGGACGCTCCTGGCCATCCACCTCTTGAGGCAGGCGCATGTGCCGCTGCGGATTCTCCTCCTGGAGCGCGACGAGCAGGTGGGCCAGGGGCTCGCCTATTCGACGCGCAACGACTGTCACCTGCTGAACGTCCCCGCCGCGCGGATGGGGGCCTTCGGCGATGACCCCGAGCACTTCCTGCGCTGGATGCGGCGGACCGAGCCCGGCACGGCGGCCGGCGACTTCGTCCCCCGGCTGCACTACGGCCAGTACCTGGAGGAGGTGCTGAAGGAGGCCATCGCCTGGTCGACCCCTGGGGTCCACTTCGAGGTGATGACCTCGGATGTCCACTCGCTCCGCGAGCACGCGAACCGGGTGACGCTGTCGACGCGCGACGGCGCGGTGGTGGCCAGGACGGCGGTGCTGGCGCTGGGCAACGCGCCCCCCGCGAACCTGCGCGTCGAGGACGGCGGGCTGTACACGAGCGGGCGCTATCACCGCTCGCCCTGGGCCGAGGGCGCCCTGGCTGGCGTGGGGACCCGCGACACGGTGCTGCTGGTGGGCACGGGCCTCACCATGGTGGACACCGTGCTGTCGCTGGAGGCACAGGGCCATCGCGGGACGGTGCACGCGCTGTCGCGCCATGGCCTGCTGCCTCACCGGCACGCGCGCTCCGGCGCCGGCGCCTATGCGTCGCCGCCCATCCGGGCCGTGCTGCGCGCCCTGCGCCCCACGTCCTCCAGTCCCCTCCAGGCGCGCGCCGTGCTGCACCTCCTGCGGGAGGAGGTGGCCCGCGCGGAGCAAGCGGGGGCGAACTGGCGCGCGGTGGTGGACGCGCTGCGGCCGGTGACGGTGCCCCTGTGGCAGCGGCTCCCCCTGGACGAGCGGCGGCGCTTCCTGCGCCACCTGCGCGCCTATTGGGACGTGCACCGCCACCGCATGGCCCCCGCCGTGAGCGACCAGGTGGAGCGACTGAGGGCCAGCGGCCGGCTGCGCCTGCACGCCGCCCGGGTCCGCGGCTTCGCGCTGGACGACGCGGGCCAGGTGAGCGTGCGCCTGGCGCCTCGAGGCCAGCGCCGCGAGGAGCGGCTCCAGGTCCAGCACGTGGTGAACTGCACCGGCCCGGAGGGGCTGGGCGTCCGGCATGGCCACCCGCTGCTGCGCGACCTGACCGAGGCCGGCACCGCGCTCCCGGACGCGCTGGGCCTGGGCCTGGCGACCCACGGCCCCGGTGCCCTGCTGAACGCGCGCGGAGACGCCCGGGGCCGCCTCTTCACCCTGGGGCCCCTGCGCCGCGGTGAGCTCTGGGAGACCACCGCCGTGCCGGAGATTCGCGTCCAGGCCCGCGCCCTGGCCGACCACCTGCTCGAGCGGCTGGGCCGAGGCCTCGCCCGTCCCCCCGAGCCCCTGGCCGAGCCCGCCGCCGACGGCGGCACCTAG
- a CDS encoding cysteine dioxygenase: MREHATEAGDIEVPDTQSLLGWALPEDGAQVPSLAWLVARLRDSRPDWGLLESLTRFDDARYARRTLARTRACELLLVCWLPGQGSPLHDHGGSWGASLLLQGELRETRFAWAGDRLRVDAKRRAGEGDLMREESHTIHRVLNDSRHRAVSLHVYAPPMEGMTSYDDVWAESVRRRRPAAVGAGRRRRPRAG; encoded by the coding sequence ATGCGAGAGCACGCCACGGAAGCAGGGGACATCGAGGTGCCGGACACGCAAAGCCTGCTCGGCTGGGCGCTCCCCGAGGACGGGGCGCAGGTGCCTTCCCTGGCCTGGCTGGTGGCCCGGCTTCGCGACAGCCGGCCTGACTGGGGGCTGTTGGAGTCGCTGACCCGCTTCGATGACGCCCGCTATGCCCGCCGCACGCTGGCGAGGACGCGCGCGTGTGAGCTGCTGCTGGTGTGCTGGTTGCCGGGACAGGGCTCGCCGCTGCATGACCACGGAGGCTCCTGGGGCGCGTCGCTGCTCCTCCAGGGCGAGCTGCGCGAGACGCGCTTCGCGTGGGCGGGAGACCGGCTGCGCGTGGACGCGAAGCGGCGCGCGGGCGAGGGGGACTTGATGCGCGAGGAGTCCCACACCATCCACCGCGTCCTCAACGACTCGCGGCACCGGGCCGTGTCGCTGCACGTCTACGCGCCGCCGATGGAGGGCATGACGTCCTACGACGACGTGTGGGCGGAGTCCGTCAGACGACGGCGTCCAGCTGCCGTGGGGGCAGGGCGAAGGCGCCGGCCACGGGCAGGGTGA
- a CDS encoding sensor histidine kinase, whose translation MTLRARVLLMSAVAQRRGTLRRAWSARQGFTQGTSSASSDFSREAAEAGRRLEETVRERTAELEAANAKLSRSLEQLHATQAQLLFADRLIALGRIAAGVGHEINNPLAFILSNLEYIHQELQQKEELAEQERQEVLEALAETRDGAERIRLIVRDLQTLSRSEDVGSGPSDVGSVVRTAAKMAMHELRHRARLVVECDGVPPVQGNGARLGQVFLNLLLNAAQAIVPGQVEVNEVRVVASEAMPGRVVAVEVRDTGCGISPEHRERIFDPFFTTKPLGVGTGLGLAVCHGIVTSLGGTLTVESAPGQGSTFRVTLPVAGAFALPPRQLDAVV comes from the coding sequence ATGACGCTACGAGCCAGGGTGCTGTTGATGTCGGCGGTGGCCCAGAGGCGCGGCACGCTGCGGCGTGCGTGGAGCGCCCGCCAGGGCTTCACCCAGGGCACGTCCAGCGCCAGCTCCGATTTCTCTCGCGAGGCCGCGGAGGCCGGACGGCGGCTGGAGGAGACGGTCCGCGAGCGCACCGCGGAGCTCGAGGCCGCCAACGCGAAGCTGTCCCGCAGCCTGGAGCAGCTGCACGCCACCCAGGCGCAGCTGCTCTTCGCGGACCGGCTCATCGCCCTGGGCCGCATCGCCGCCGGCGTCGGCCACGAAATCAACAACCCCCTGGCCTTCATCCTCAGCAACCTGGAGTACATCCACCAGGAGCTCCAGCAGAAGGAGGAGCTGGCCGAGCAGGAGCGCCAGGAGGTGCTGGAGGCGCTGGCGGAGACCCGCGACGGCGCCGAGCGCATCCGCCTCATCGTCCGGGACCTCCAGACGCTCTCCCGCTCCGAGGACGTGGGCAGCGGCCCGTCGGACGTGGGCTCGGTGGTGCGCACGGCGGCGAAGATGGCCATGCACGAGCTGAGGCACCGCGCGCGGCTCGTCGTGGAGTGCGACGGCGTGCCGCCCGTGCAAGGCAACGGCGCGCGGCTGGGCCAGGTGTTCCTCAACCTGCTGCTCAACGCGGCGCAGGCCATCGTCCCCGGCCAGGTGGAGGTCAACGAGGTGCGCGTCGTCGCCAGCGAGGCCATGCCCGGCCGCGTCGTCGCGGTGGAGGTGCGTGACACCGGCTGCGGCATCTCCCCCGAGCACCGCGAGCGCATCTTCGACCCGTTCTTCACCACCAAGCCCCTGGGCGTGGGCACGGGCCTGGGCCTCGCCGTGTGCCACGGCATCGTCACGTCCCTGGGTGGCACGCTGACGGTGGAGAGCGCCCCCGGTCAGGGCAGCACCTTCCGCGTCACCCTGCCCGTGGCCGGCGCCTTCGCCCTGCCCCCACGGCAGCTGGACGCCGTCGTCTGA
- a CDS encoding serine/threonine-protein kinase, which produces MNGLLVLDAPEGTDIAGYTVEGLLGAGGCGVVYRASRDGQAVALKLQSLEHLGDRAVREVDTLTRLAHHNVVGFRAGGLFPPEAPEWLYLAMEYVRGRPLAQWVEEENPGARRVAELALGMARGLEAAHASDVLHRDIKEANVLVREEDGTPVLMDFGVGESAEAPRPPRGVLPPGTPRYRSPEALMFRREGREGVYPPTAADDLYALGVVLYWMLTARHPFENVETPEGELAVIHHPPVTPGALNRRVPWVLSELCLRLLSKEPWRRGTASTCRVALELALTGVEAAWDVPLFPNTAELPADLQGPGTASRGRRTTQTGGLPAYPGAVELAETPRLIVHARPVSRRTHRRELPRALLALGVGACLMGGAWWARRWHPAVLATSLSSHAQGAEPDARPGPGPTGRRAPDSLPSRRPGVTAPAP; this is translated from the coding sequence ATGAACGGTCTTCTCGTCCTGGATGCCCCCGAGGGCACGGACATCGCCGGCTACACGGTGGAGGGCTTGCTGGGCGCGGGAGGCTGCGGTGTGGTGTATCGCGCCTCTCGTGACGGGCAGGCCGTGGCGCTCAAGCTCCAGTCCCTGGAGCACCTGGGCGACCGCGCCGTGCGAGAGGTGGACACGCTGACGCGGCTGGCTCATCACAACGTGGTGGGCTTTCGCGCGGGAGGGCTGTTCCCCCCCGAGGCGCCCGAGTGGCTCTACCTGGCCATGGAGTACGTGCGCGGGCGTCCGCTGGCGCAGTGGGTGGAGGAGGAGAACCCCGGCGCGCGCCGCGTGGCGGAGCTGGCGCTGGGGATGGCGCGAGGACTGGAAGCAGCCCACGCGTCGGACGTGCTCCACCGCGACATCAAGGAAGCCAACGTCCTGGTGCGCGAGGAGGACGGCACGCCGGTGCTGATGGACTTCGGCGTGGGCGAGTCCGCGGAAGCCCCGCGTCCGCCGCGCGGAGTGCTCCCGCCCGGCACGCCGCGCTACCGCAGCCCGGAGGCGCTGATGTTCCGGCGCGAGGGGCGCGAGGGCGTCTATCCACCCACGGCCGCGGATGACCTGTATGCGCTGGGCGTCGTCCTCTACTGGATGCTGACCGCGCGCCACCCCTTCGAGAACGTGGAGACGCCCGAGGGGGAGCTGGCCGTCATCCACCATCCGCCCGTGACTCCCGGCGCCCTCAACCGGCGCGTGCCCTGGGTGCTCAGCGAGCTGTGCCTGCGGCTGCTGTCGAAGGAGCCCTGGCGGCGAGGCACCGCGAGCACGTGCCGGGTGGCGCTGGAGCTGGCGCTGACCGGCGTCGAGGCGGCCTGGGACGTGCCGCTGTTCCCGAACACCGCGGAGCTGCCCGCCGACCTCCAGGGCCCGGGGACCGCGTCGCGAGGCCGCCGCACGACGCAGACGGGGGGCCTGCCCGCGTACCCGGGCGCGGTGGAGCTGGCGGAGACGCCTCGGCTCATCGTGCATGCCCGGCCGGTGTCGCGGCGCACGCACCGCCGGGAGCTTCCGCGCGCCCTGCTCGCGCTGGGCGTGGGGGCGTGCTTGATGGGCGGCGCGTGGTGGGCCAGGCGCTGGCATCCCGCGGTCCTCGCGACGTCGCTGAGCAGCCATGCGCAAGGGGCGGAGCCGGACGCGCGTCCAGGGCCCGGGCCCACCGGGCGGCGCGCACCGGACTCGCTGCCCTCCCGTCGGCCCGGCGTGACGGCTCCCGCCCCCTGA
- a CDS encoding serine/threonine-protein kinase yields MAADSESTFRIQARAELHGSERGRGEANRGERGPGTLAGEYVLKALLASGGHGSVYEAEHRILGRRAAVKVLHPHLADQGEMLKRFVREARVVNQIRHPNIVDVYDFGLMPDGSPYYVMELLTGRTLGQVVQERGRLSASRARAYLEPVCGALEAAHRAGVVHRDLKASNILVVEEGEKPRVKLLDFGIAKLLHAEPSQEGLTIAGQRLGTAHAMAPEQFRGGAIGAHTDIYALGVLLHQLLTGRYPFLCEDRMELERLHLEAPPPRPSAIAPVSPAVDAVVLRCLEKDASRRYGGVSAFLAALADAAEEPVQPTHRSRLALGVHAEVVLPTATQDDDALYAALADVLDSLEQGLRAGGFLLALQSGTTLLAVRPLENGAPTPERTAYLREAERALRLLQQTAQKLAEPARARVHLCLHLGQAETRGDSTESEVVGGPVTDVGAWRLRGPEGFALTPAAAIAMEFPEPIHTSRG; encoded by the coding sequence ATGGCGGCCGACTCCGAGAGCACCTTCCGCATCCAGGCGCGTGCGGAGCTGCATGGCTCCGAGCGGGGACGCGGCGAGGCGAACCGGGGAGAGCGAGGACCCGGCACCCTCGCGGGTGAGTACGTCCTCAAGGCCCTCCTGGCTTCCGGAGGCCACGGCAGCGTCTACGAGGCCGAGCACCGCATCCTGGGCCGAAGGGCCGCGGTGAAGGTGCTGCACCCCCACCTGGCGGATCAGGGCGAGATGCTCAAGCGCTTCGTGCGCGAGGCCCGCGTGGTGAACCAGATTCGCCACCCCAACATCGTGGACGTCTATGACTTCGGGCTGATGCCGGACGGCAGCCCCTACTACGTCATGGAGCTGCTCACCGGACGGACGCTCGGTCAGGTGGTGCAGGAGCGCGGCCGGCTGTCCGCGTCCCGCGCCCGCGCGTACCTGGAGCCCGTGTGCGGCGCGCTGGAGGCCGCCCACCGCGCGGGCGTGGTCCACCGCGACCTGAAGGCCAGCAACATCCTCGTCGTGGAGGAGGGCGAGAAGCCTCGGGTGAAGCTGCTCGACTTCGGCATCGCCAAGCTGCTGCACGCCGAGCCGTCTCAAGAAGGGCTCACCATCGCCGGCCAGCGGCTGGGCACCGCCCATGCCATGGCCCCCGAGCAGTTCCGAGGCGGCGCCATTGGCGCCCACACCGACATCTACGCGCTGGGCGTGCTCCTGCATCAGCTCCTCACCGGCCGCTATCCCTTCCTCTGCGAGGACCGGATGGAGTTGGAGCGGCTGCACCTGGAGGCCCCGCCGCCCCGCCCCAGCGCCATCGCCCCCGTCTCCCCCGCCGTGGACGCGGTGGTGCTGCGCTGTCTGGAAAAAGACGCCAGCCGCCGCTACGGCGGGGTGAGCGCCTTCCTGGCCGCGCTCGCGGACGCGGCCGAGGAGCCCGTGCAGCCCACGCACCGCTCCCGGCTGGCGCTCGGCGTCCACGCGGAGGTGGTGCTGCCCACCGCCACGCAGGACGACGACGCCCTGTACGCGGCACTCGCGGACGTGCTGGACAGCCTGGAGCAGGGCCTGCGCGCGGGAGGCTTCCTGCTCGCGCTCCAGTCCGGCACCACGCTGCTCGCCGTGCGTCCGCTGGAGAACGGTGCCCCCACCCCGGAGCGCACCGCCTATCTGCGCGAGGCCGAGCGCGCCCTGCGCCTGCTGCAACAGACCGCGCAGAAGCTCGCCGAGCCCGCGCGCGCCCGCGTCCACCTCTGCCTGCACCTGGGACAGGCGGAGACACGCGGTGACTCCACCGAGTCCGAGGTCGTCGGTGGCCCCGTCACCGACGTGGGTGCCTGGAGACTGCGTGGACCGGAGGGCTTCGCCCTCACGCCCGCGGCCGCCATCGCCATGGAGTTCCCGGAGCCCATCCACACCTCCCGGGGATGA
- a CDS encoding PAS domain S-box protein, whose protein sequence is MTTLDDLTTCAGLALAPPSSTGACLILISTTTPAAIGRAFRLEPGEHIIGRGSDATVRIDDHGVSRKHARIVRAPDGGCHVTDLESTNGTLLNGTPIATAELQEGDRLQIGTVTVFRFSKREVLEQREEQLRQALSAARVGIWDWNAQSGRVTWSEQVDRLLGLPVGKLSGRAMELEEVVHPGDLPRVREALSIALEKKTQVDVEYRIEPPGSGWRWISCKGDVLCDAAGVPARVTGTVMDITARKQAEQELNRQALIFESIYDGVVITDLGGGIIDWNASAERMFGRNKSEAMGQTLFRVLHPDEPDRMTGMVLAGLEKQGRWSGELEFKRHDGTTCWCESVVVPLRDSEGRAIANIMVHRDTSERKQLQAHLVVADRLASVGTLGAGVAHEINNPLAYMLVNLHLVREGLERMESHVPAAAIASLQQLVRETTEGAERIATIVRDLKVFARGEQEVRLMPVDVRRAVELACKMADNVIRHRARLVTEFEPVAPVEASESRLCQVFLNLLLNAAQAIPEDGSPEYEHEIRVIIRAGDRGRVLVEVRDTGMGMTPEVMDRIFDPFFTTKPVGVGTGLGLSICHGIIESMGGSIHAESEPGRGSTFRVVLRAATRELEVLPRLQSVVQVNARARILVVDDEPNVTLALQRSLAADHEVATANSAQAALRLLNEGSRFDLILCDVMMPGMTGMDLYHELGRCAPEQAGRMVFMTGGAFTPRTVSFLREVPNLKISKPLDLTQLRELVGRSAEAGR, encoded by the coding sequence ATGACGACCTTGGATGACCTCACGACCTGCGCCGGACTGGCGCTGGCTCCACCTTCCTCGACGGGCGCCTGTCTCATCCTCATCAGCACGACGACGCCGGCCGCCATCGGTCGGGCGTTCCGGCTGGAGCCTGGGGAGCACATCATCGGCCGGGGCTCGGATGCCACCGTGCGCATCGACGACCATGGGGTGTCGCGCAAGCATGCCCGCATCGTCCGCGCGCCCGACGGGGGCTGCCATGTCACGGACCTGGAATCCACCAATGGCACGCTGCTCAACGGCACGCCCATCGCCACGGCGGAGCTTCAGGAGGGGGACCGTCTCCAGATTGGCACCGTCACCGTGTTCCGCTTCTCCAAGCGCGAGGTGCTGGAGCAGCGCGAGGAGCAGCTGCGCCAGGCGCTGTCCGCGGCGCGCGTGGGCATCTGGGATTGGAATGCGCAGAGCGGCCGGGTGACGTGGAGCGAACAGGTGGACCGGCTCCTGGGGTTGCCCGTGGGCAAGCTGTCCGGCCGCGCCATGGAGTTGGAGGAGGTGGTGCACCCGGGGGACCTGCCCCGCGTGCGCGAGGCGCTCTCCATCGCGCTGGAGAAGAAGACGCAGGTGGATGTGGAGTATCGGATTGAGCCGCCGGGCAGCGGGTGGCGGTGGATATCCTGCAAGGGCGACGTGCTGTGTGACGCGGCGGGGGTGCCGGCGCGGGTGACGGGCACGGTGATGGACATCACCGCCCGCAAGCAGGCGGAGCAGGAGCTGAACCGCCAGGCGCTCATCTTCGAGAGCATCTACGACGGCGTGGTGATTACGGACCTGGGCGGCGGCATCATCGACTGGAACGCCAGCGCGGAGCGGATGTTCGGCCGCAACAAGTCGGAGGCCATGGGACAGACGTTGTTCCGCGTGCTCCACCCGGACGAGCCGGACCGGATGACGGGCATGGTGCTGGCGGGCCTGGAGAAGCAGGGGCGCTGGAGCGGGGAGCTGGAGTTCAAGCGCCACGACGGCACCACGTGCTGGTGCGAGTCGGTGGTGGTGCCGCTGCGCGACAGCGAGGGGCGCGCCATCGCCAACATCATGGTCCACCGCGACACCTCGGAGCGCAAGCAGCTCCAGGCGCACCTCGTCGTGGCGGACCGGCTGGCGTCGGTGGGCACGCTGGGCGCGGGCGTGGCGCATGAAATCAACAACCCCCTGGCCTACATGCTCGTCAACCTGCACCTCGTGCGGGAGGGCCTGGAGCGGATGGAGAGCCACGTCCCCGCGGCGGCCATCGCCTCGCTGCAGCAGCTGGTGCGCGAGACGACGGAGGGCGCCGAGCGCATCGCCACCATCGTCCGCGACCTGAAGGTCTTCGCGCGCGGCGAGCAGGAGGTGCGGCTGATGCCGGTGGACGTGCGCCGCGCGGTGGAGCTGGCGTGCAAGATGGCGGACAACGTCATCCGTCACCGCGCCCGGCTGGTGACGGAGTTCGAGCCGGTGGCGCCGGTGGAGGCCAGCGAGTCGCGGCTGTGCCAGGTGTTCCTCAACCTGCTGCTCAACGCGGCGCAGGCGATTCCGGAGGATGGCTCGCCGGAGTACGAGCATGAGATTCGCGTCATCATCCGCGCGGGGGACCGGGGCCGGGTGCTGGTGGAGGTGCGGGACACGGGCATGGGGATGACGCCCGAGGTGATGGACCGCATCTTCGACCCGTTCTTCACCACCAAGCCGGTGGGCGTGGGCACGGGGCTGGGGCTGTCCATCTGTCACGGCATCATCGAGTCCATGGGGGGCTCCATCCACGCGGAGAGCGAGCCGGGCCGGGGCAGCACCTTCCGCGTGGTGCTGCGCGCGGCGACGCGGGAGCTGGAGGTGCTGCCGCGCTTGCAGTCGGTGGTGCAGGTGAACGCGCGGGCGCGCATCCTCGTCGTGGATGACGAGCCCAACGTGACGTTGGCGCTCCAGCGCTCGCTGGCGGCGGACCACGAGGTCGCCACGGCGAACAGCGCCCAGGCGGCGCTGCGGCTGCTCAATGAAGGCAGCCGCTTCGACCTCATCTTGTGCGACGTGATGATGCCGGGGATGACGGGCATGGACCTGTACCACGAGCTGGGGCGCTGCGCCCCGGAGCAGGCGGGCCGCATGGTGTTCATGACGGGAGGCGCCTTCACGCCCCGCACGGTGTCCTTCCTGCGGGAGGTGCCGAACTTGAAAATCTCGAAGCCGCTGGACCTCACGCAGCTCCGGGAGCTGGTGGGACGCTCGGCGGAGGCGGGTCGATGA